Proteins from a genomic interval of Dunckerocampus dactyliophorus isolate RoL2022-P2 chromosome 5, RoL_Ddac_1.1, whole genome shotgun sequence:
- the c2cd4a gene encoding C2 calcium-dependent domain-containing protein 4A → MWVVEKIRVSMESSILPVPSTEFSFKIGDIMFGEKLDKPKRISLFPNVITPDNIPEFCIPPTIPSMQELKNSDRPSRLVKQSPCEKPDTVVTQHEAVNAHIIQVESVDEGPYDGCSDEETTNADPQSQAALSLPHMARAQTCYGFCTLLESPHTRRKESLFHADPGSSPLLLPRSRSTTCSRVNPPPSSSPSSFSLNTLSSRLAPRGHNFNWQGTLDSDTTSSTESSPFSSPLLTRCPAKSSLFKALSHELLLSRNMRKAMVSRNNSLSTDEGSSTDNSPNVMRRASEGLAEGFPSCCRLAPPTIFPMDLTLHRERVMKERMVPIGKNGSLRLSNEYCPDNQRLRVRLISAEGLYPLSVDPKIINCSISLSLVPGKVQKQRSTVIRKSRNPIFNEDFFFDNISEEDLNMRSLRFKVVNKMSTLKRDYLLGSCDLPLCTIVTL, encoded by the coding sequence AATGGAGAGCTCCATCCTGCCTGTACCATCAACAGAATTCAGTTTTAAGATCGGAGACATaatgtttggggaaaaattgGACAAACCCAAAAGGATTTCCCTTTTCCCAAATGTCATCACCCCTGACAACATTCCAGAGTTCTGCATCCCTCCAACTATCCCATCCATGCAGGAGCTAAAGAATTCGGACAGACCTTCCCGTCTTGTGAAACAGAGCCCCTGCGAGAAGCCCGATACGGTGGTGACACAGCATGAGGCCGTGAACGCGCACATCATCCAGGTGGAGAGTGTGGATGAGGGCCCGTATGATGGCTGCAGTGACGAGGAGACGACCAACGCGGATCCCCAGAGCCAGGCCGCCTTGTCACTCCCTCATATGGCCAGAGCACAGACGTGCTATGGGTTTTGCACCTTACTAGAAAGCCCCCACACCAGGAGGAAGGAGTCTCTCTTCCATGCCGATCCAGGCTCCTCTCCCCTGCTGCTTCCCAGGAGCCGGTCCACAACATGCTCCCGAGTCAACCCACCCCCTTCGTCTTCCCCTTCTTCCTTTAGCCTCAACACTCTGTCCTCCAGGCTTGCCCCGAGAGGACACAACTTCAACTGGCAGGGCACTCTGGACAGTGATACAACATCCTCTACAGAGTCATCCCCGTTCAGCTCGCCCTTGCTGACCAGATGCCCCGCCAAGTCGTCCCTCTTCAAGGCACTGAGCCATGAACTGCTGCTGTCACGGAACATGAGGAAGGCCATGGTCTCCAGGAATAATTCCCTGTCCACAGATGAAGGCAGCTCCACAGACAATAGCCCCAACGTGATGAGGAGGGCCTCAGAGGGCTTAGCAGAGGGCTTCCCCAGTTGCTGTAGACTGGCACCCCCTACTATCTTCCCCATGGACTTGACCCTGCACAGGGAGAGGGTAATGAAGGAAAGAATGGTGCCCATTGGGAAAAACGGCAGCCTGAGACTCTCAAATGAGTACTGCCCGGACAACCAAAGACTGCGTGTCCGACTGATCAGCGCAGAGGGCCTGTACCCTCTCTCTGTAGATCCCAAGATCATTAACTGCAGCATCAGCCTGTCGCTGGTTCCAGGGAAAGTTCAGAAGCAACGCAGCACCGTCATCCGAAAGAGCCGCAATCCCATCTTCAATGAAGATTTCTTTTTCGACAACATCTCAGAGGAAGACCTCAATATGCGCTCCCTTCGCTTTAAAGTGGTCAACAAAATGTCCACCCTGAAAAGAGACTATCTGCTGGGCAGTTGTGATCTGCCTCTTTGCACCATTGTAACACTCTAA